In Humulus lupulus chromosome 7, drHumLupu1.1, whole genome shotgun sequence, the following are encoded in one genomic region:
- the LOC133791412 gene encoding protein FAR1-RELATED SEQUENCE 5-like, producing the protein MENKMVTTLAELQIYNKQPHDLSKEDIIGKHLKSLDKWEEFFSEYSKWMGFSVRKEDVRRDHENNPWQRKWVCSNQGFRRDKWTNLLNRKKKQRPITRTGCLALLRVNLDRTENTWVAKDFNPKHNHELALKRELYFLRSNRAIPKSIRAQVMSMRRSGIRTCHIFNHLAQERGGREYVPFMKKDLYNWIGRQRLVQDEEETDAEGALGYLACMGRSDVDFFETHTFDVENRLADLFWADGISRRDYACFGEIMAFDSTYKKNSYNKPLLIFVGLNHHYRTIVFAVALLYDETEETYTWVLEEFLECMKNKPPPVVVTDGDHAMAKAIQKVFPTSVHQLCAWHLQNNVTINAPHPVFKSKFNELLYQYCTEEDFEDTWNRMVSEFEFEDSRWATTTYNSRRSWAECFLRGHFFGGLRTTQRSESINSYLSHFLTSKLKLRELVGQVDKAIQSIRHTEREDEFISNHSTPQLPSNILQQYYEQMASILTRNMYKKVEEQITSALAYSMDSTNVSIDFRFYSLTQFPKGLV; encoded by the coding sequence ATGGAGAATAAAATGGTCACAACACTTGCAGAACTTCAAATTTACAACAAGCAGCCACATGATCTGTCAAAAGAAGACATCATAGGCAAACACCTCAAAAGTCTCGATAAATGGGAAGAATTTTTTTCCGAATACTCGAAATGGATGGGGTTTAGTGTTCGTAAGGAAGATGTTCGACGTGACCATGAAAACAACCCGTGGCAACGTAAATGGGTTTGCTCAAACCAAGGTTTTCGACGCGACAAGTGGACAAACCTTCTAAACCGTAAGAAAAAACAGAGACCTATCACAAGAACGGGGTGTCTCGCACTTCTACGCGTGAACTTGGATAGGACGGAAAACACTTGGGTGGCGAAAGACTTCAATCCGAAACATAATCATGAATTAGCTTTGAAAAGGGAATTGTACTTCTTGCGATCTAATCGAGCCATACCAAAGTCAATCAGAGCCCAGGTAATGTCTATGCGACGATCAGGTATACGCACTTGCCACATATTCAACCACCTAGCACAAGAAAGAGGAGGACGCGAGTATGTACCCTTCATGAAAAAGGATCTTTACAATTGGATTGGTCGGCAAAGACTAGTTCAAGACGAAGAAGAAACTGACGCTGAAGGAGCATTGGGGTACTTGGCATGTATGGGCCGCTCTGATGTTGACTTTTTTGAGACACACACATTTGATGTAGAAAATAGGTTGGCAGACCTATTTTGGGCTGATGGAATTTCCCGTCGTGATTATGCTTGTTTTGGGGAAATTATGGCTTTCGACTCCACCTACAAGAAGAACTCATACAATAAGCCCCTGCTTATCTTTGTCGGGTTGAATCACCATTACAGGACAATAGTCTTTGCAGTTGCTTTGCTATATGACGAGACCGAGGAGACATATACTTGGGTTTTAGAGGAATTTCTAGAGTGCATGAAAAACAAACCACCTCCTGTGGTGGTCACCGACGGTGATCATGCTATGGCGAAAGCAATACAAAAAGTTTTCCCAACTTCTGTTCACCAGTTGTGTGCTTGGCATCTTCAGAATAATGTAACTATTAATGCGCCTCATCCTGTATTCAAGTCCAAGTTCAATGAACTACTTTATCAATACTGTACCGAGGAAGATTTTGAGGATACATGGAATAGAATGGTTTCAGAATTCGAATTTGAGGATAGTCGATGGGCAACAACTACCTACAATAGTAGGAGGAGTTGGGCAGAATGTTTCCTACGAGGGCATTTCTTTGGGGGACTAAGAACTACTCAAAGATCAGAGTCAATTAATTCCTACTTGTCCCACTTCCTGACGAGCAAACTCAAACTTAGAGAACTGGTTGGCCAAGTAGACAAGGCCATACAAAGTATTCGTCACACAGAACGGGAAGACGAATTCATCAGCAACCATAGTACGCCACAATTACCATCGAACATCCTCCAACAGTACTATGAACAGATGGCTTCGATTTTGACAAGGAACATGTACAAAAAAGTTGAGGAACAGATCACGAGTGCCCTGGCTTACTCAATGGACTCCACCAACGTATCCATTGACTTCAGGTTCTACTCACTGACGCAGTTTCCAAAGGGACTTGTATGA
- the LOC133790771 gene encoding uncharacterized protein LOC133790771, which produces MAKAQGDISGAIDCLNKYLETFMADHDAWRDLAEIYVSLQMYKQAAFCYEELILSQPTVPLHHLAYADVLYTLGGLENLQAAKKYYASTIDLTGGKSTRALFGVCLCSSAIGQLAKGRNKEDKESELQSLAAAALEKDYKQRAPATLSLITTALKNLKVSS; this is translated from the exons ATGGCAAAGGCACAAGGCGATATTTCAGGGGCAATTGATTGTCTAAATAAATACCTTGAAAC ATTTATGGCTGATCATGATGCCTGGAGAGACCTGGCTGAAATCTACGTTTCTCTTCAAAT GTACAAGCAAGCTGCATTCTGCTATGAAGAGCTAATATTATCACAACCTACTGTTCCTTTACATCACTTAGCCTATGCTGAC GTACTTTACACACTTGGCGGACTAGAAAATCTACAGGCAGCAAAGAAATACTATGCATCCACTATTGACTTGACTGGAGGCAAAAGTACTAGAGCGCTTTTTGGTGTTTGCTTG TGTTCTTCTGCCATTGGGCAGCTGGCAAAGGGTCGGAACAAGGAAGACAAAGAGAGTGAGCTACAATCTCTGGCAGCAGCAGCCTTGGAGAAGGACTACAAACAAAGAGCACCTGCAACACTTTCCTTGATTACGACTGCCttaaaaaacttaaaagtttCATCATAA